A DNA window from Onthophagus taurus isolate NC chromosome 1, IU_Otau_3.0, whole genome shotgun sequence contains the following coding sequences:
- the LOC111414281 gene encoding cytochrome P450 4c3-like encodes MFVLIVLLIALIVGIYFWYKNLKSKFRDLDKLPGPKEKFLTGNATDFGSDVHELFEASQQMVMKYGRLVRVWQGPFRLNLFVTDPDKVEYFLSSNVLIKKSTGYDLYKPWLGEGLINGTGEVWKKYRKILTPAFHLKILDQFSDVFHRNLQILIDNLKKESGKTVDICPILTLYAMDSLCETSMGINHKYQHHGDTSYMNAVHAFLEIYMSRFFSILNRFDIFFRFTKDHKILYDSVNLMHKITDEVIKKRKDFLQGVSQEEDVDDMGIKKKRVFLDTLLEHPGLTNEEMRWQVDTFLFAGHDTVASAMGFALYTLAKYPEVQQNILDEIHDFVGDDVNEEITLNNLKEMDYLERVIKEVLRLYPTVPLYEREMTEDISLDGLRIPKGTTISFHPYAQHRDPELFPCPERFDPDRFLPENISKRHPFAYIPFSAGPRNCIGMKYALMNIKTTVANVIRNFQLYPAEYPHTPKLGNDAVLKSMNGLPIKIIYRK; translated from the exons ATGTTTGTGTTAATAGTTCTTTTGATAGCTTTAATAGTgggaatttatttttggtataaaaatctaaaaagcaAATTTAGAGATTTGGATAAGCTACCAGGaccaaaagaaaaatttctgACAGGAAATGCAACTGATTTTGGATCTGATGTACATG aattattcgAAGCTTCTCAACAAATGGTAATGAAATATGGACGATTAGTTCGTGTATGGCAAGGTCCTTTTCGTTTGAATTTGTTTGTAACAGATCCTGATAAAGTGGAATATTTCTTATCATCGAATGTGTTAATTAAGAAATCTACTGGGTATGATTTGTATAAGCCGTGGTTGGGGGAAGGATTAATTAATGGAACAG GGGAAGTGTGgaaaaaatacagaaaaatctTAACTccagcattccatttaaaaatccTAGATCAATTTTCAGACGTTTTTCATAGAAACTTACAAATTCTTATTGACAATCTTAAAAAGGAGTCTGGAAAAACTGTTGATATTTGTCCAATTCTTACTTTATATGCAATGGATTCTTTGTGtg AAACTTCTATGGGTATTAACCATAAATATCAACATCATGGCGATACTTCTTATATGAACGCGGTCCATGCTTTTTTAGAAATCTATATGAGcagatttttttcaattttgaatcGTTTCGATATATTCTTTAGGTTTACTAAAGatcataaaatattatacGATTCTGTAAATTTAATGCATAAAATCACCGATGAAGTTATTAAAAAGCGCAAAGATTTTTTACAAGGCGTTTCTCAAGAGGAGGACGTGGATGATATgggtattaaaaagaaacggGTGTTTTTGGATACTCTTTTAGAACATCCTGGATTAACTAATGAAGAAATGAGGTGGCAAGTAGATACATTCTTGTTTGCT gGTCATGATACCGTTGCGTCGGCTATGGGTTTTGCTTTATATACGCTTGCAAAATATCCTGAAGTTCAACAAAACATCTTGGATGAAATACATGATTTTGTTGGTGATGATGTAAACGAAGAAATTAcgctaaataatttaaaagaaatggatTATCTTGAGAGGGTAATTAAAGAAGTTCTTAGATTGTATCCAACCGTTCCTTTATACGAACGAGAAATGACTGAAGATATTTCATTGG atgGTTTGAGAATACCGAAGGGAACTACGATTTCATTTCATCCATATGCGCAACATCGAGATCCCGAACTATTTCCTTGTCCGGAGAGATTCGACCCGGATCGTTTTCTACCGGAAAATATCTCCAAAAGACATCCCTTTGCGTATATCCCCTTTAGCGCCGGACCAAGAAATTGCATTG gGATGAAATATGCATTAATGAACATCAAAACAACAGTGGCAAATGTTATTAGAAATTTTCAACTGTATCCAGCAGAATATCCTCATACACCAAAATTAGGAAATGATGCTGTTTTAAAATCCATGAATGGTTTACCGATTAAGATTATttacagaaaataa